A part of Crassostrea angulata isolate pt1a10 chromosome 5, ASM2561291v2, whole genome shotgun sequence genomic DNA contains:
- the LOC128184859 gene encoding prostaglandin E2 receptor EP4 subtype-like: MTIPINVFLHTVIGETKQAIAADNQTWFKRMSSTDFSATTVSMNVTNNTTLNSTAMDTDSKSKGYVGMIIAMFLLALVFNISALIMIVRSTKSHKWSAFYRLMVSLNITDLVGSVTCFPVLLATYANNVQWQGGQPVCDYTGYMISFVFLSSASIIGAMSTERFVGVWFPFFYNKSGAKERRTNIILGGIWTTTACIALLPIIGFGEYVLQYPGTWCFYNFRAKNLADKVYAYLYSVIWILIIFCTVLFNLLVIVKLVMRRVSASDKKKQNSKAKRNEIYSIVLLVVIVIVTATCGVPLAIRAIVNESGSEKNNNADLHASRMATFNMILDPLVYIFFRRENLEWLFRFIRKKRGKSSKPSEESSSASAKTDETNRSATNLEKIQPEFSGAVTT, encoded by the exons ATGACTATTCCGATAAATGTATTTCTACACACAGTGATCGGTGAGACCAAGCAGGCGATAGCAGCGGACAACCAGACGTGGTTCAAGAGGATGTCTTCTACAGACTTCAGTGCCACAACAGTCAGTATGAACGTTACGAACAACACAACTCTAAACTCTACAGCCATGGACACTGACAGTAAAAGTAAAGGGTACGTGGGGATGATCATCGCTATGTTTCTCCTCGCCCTCGTCTTCAACATCTCTGCTCTCATCATGATCGTCAGGTCCACCAAGTCTCACAAATGGAGCGCCTTCTACCGACTAATGGTCTCACTCAACATCACGGACTTGGTCGGGAGTGTGACTTGTTTTCCCGTACTTTTGGCTACCTACGCCAACAACGTGCAATGGCAGGGAGGTCAGCCGGTGTGTGATTACACCGGGTACATGATCAGTTTCGTTTTTTTGTCGTCTGCTTCGATCATTGGCGCCATGTCGACGGAGAGATTCGTTGGGGTATGGTTTCCATTCTTTTATAACAAGAGTGGAGCCAAAGAGAGGAGGACCAACATCATTTTGGGGGGTATTTGGACCACCACGGCCTGCATCGCTCTCCTCCCCATCATAGGGTTTGGCGAGTACGTTCTTCAATACCCGGGGACATGGTGCTTCTACAATTTTAGAGCCAAGAATTTGGCGGACAAAGTCTATGCTTATCTGTACTCTGTAATATggattttgatcattttttgtACTGTTCTATTCAATCTGTTAGTCATTGTCAAATTAGTCATGCGCCGTGTTAGTGCCAGCgacaagaaaaaacaaaacagtaaaGCCAAGAGGAACGAGATTTACTCCATCGTACTCCTGGTGGTCATCGTCATAGTAACGGCAACATGCGGGGTCCCCCTAGCG atCCGCGCCATCGTCAATGAGAGTGGATCCGAGAAGAACAACAATGCGGACCTCCACGCCAGCAGAATGGCGACCTTCAACATGATTCTGGATCCGCTCGTTTACATCTTCTTCCGCAGAGAAAACCTGGAATGGCTGTTCCGCTTTATCCGGAAAAAGCGCGGGAAATCTAGCAAACCGTCGGAGGAGAGCAGTTCCGCCAGCGCCAAAACGGACGAGACGAATCGGTCGGCGACCAACCTAGAGAAAATCCAGCCCGAGTTCAGCGGGGCGGTGACCACGTGA
- the LOC128184420 gene encoding iron-sulfur clusters transporter ABCB7, mitochondrial-like: protein MSGLLKIVQCRHCSQSILNFQPRCRRNVAQSNPYKLYFHNYKPGNAKEKTPQLRLSYKDILSKNLWKNAVVESRVLSTKSVTVTKKDERKAPDISNKEIRQYLLSFVWPKDDWFIKRRVILTTSLLLGSKAINVCVPFIFKYAVDYLGDSSNFVDLSNAPTAFVTVATGSMLLYGLARISSTFFSEMRNYVFSEVAQSSMRKVATSILRNMLYMDHRFHSSKDTSDVCEAINRGTEGMNTMLRMLVVNIIPSVLEVLLVSSILGYRFGLTYAAITCGTIITYVVFTLQYTEKRNKIRRSMNMAKNATRSKATECLLNFEAVKLFNNEEYETKVYDQLTGKYMDMRQKTMKTLALLNSGQNLIFSLGLMGVMALTAQGITQGVATVGDLVMVNGLLIQLSTQLSFVGSTYRELSESHIDMKEMFKLMKMETSIQTRPNAPALMVTPQTASIDFEGVKFAHTEDRQILDGLTFSVQPGKKVAIVGGSGSGKSTIVKLLFRFFDPDEGRVLINGQNIKDLDLYSVRKVIGVVPQDCSMLFNETLLYNLHYGDHTKSEDRVMEAATMAQIPPKLLYNMEMKVGERGSKLSGGEQQRIAIARMLVKDPMIIVYDEATSSLDTITEQMILSTLKRVTEGRTTLVIAHRLSTIVDADDILVLQNGQIAEHGSHYELLANPNSLYTQLWQKQSHIAQGHVPVLDDVH, encoded by the exons ATGTCAGGACTTCTGAAAATAGTCCAATGCAGACATTGCTCCcaaagtattttaaattttcaacctCGATGTCGAAGAAACGTCGCCCAAAGCAAtccatataaattatatttccaCAATTATAAGCCA GGAAATGCCAAAGAAAAAACTCCACAGCTAAGATTGAGTTATAAGGACATTCTCAGTAAG aatCTCTGGAAAAATGCTGTGGTTGAATCTCGGGTTTTGTCCACAAAATCTGTCACCGTGACAAAAAAGGATGAGAGGAAAGCTCCAGACATCTCAAACAAAGAAATCCGGCAATATCTGCTCAGTTTTGTTTGGCCTAAAGATGACTGGTTCATTAAACGACGCGTGATACTGACTACATCACTACTGCTTGGCTCTAAG GCCATCAATGTATGTGTGCCATTCATATTTAAGTATGCCGTAGATTACTTGGGCGATTCCTCCAACTTCGTAGATCTCAGTAACGCCCCCACGGCCTTCGTGACGGTCGCCACTGGCTCCATGCTTCTCT ATGGGCTGGCACGGATTTCATCAACGTTCTTCAGTGAGATGAGGAACTACGTGTTCAGTGAGGTGGCACAGAGCTCGATGAGGAAGGTCGCCACCAGCATACTTAGGAACATGCTGTACATGGACCACCGATTCCACTCATCCAAAGACACCTCCGACGTGTGTGAGGCCATCAACAGGGGCACAGA aGGAATGAACACCATGCTGCGGATGCTGGTGGTGAACATCATTCCCTCTGTGTTAGAAGTCCTGCTGGTCTCCAGTATACTG gGCTATAGATTTGGACTGACATATGCGGCCATTACATGTGGGACAATTATCACCTATGTAGTTTTTACTCTACAGTACACAGAGAAAAG AAATAAGATCCGGCGCAGTATGAATATGGCCAAGAATGCCACCAGGAGTAAAGCCACAGAGTGCCTTCTTAACTTTGAAGCTGTTAAG CTGTTTAACAATGAAGAGTATGAGACCAAGGTGTATGACCAGCTGACAGGGAAGTACATGGACATGCGACAGAAGACGATGAAGACGCTGGCCCTGCTCAACAGCGGACAGAACCTGATCTTCTCCCTCGGTCTGATGGGGGTCATGGCGCTGACCGCTCAGGGAATCACTCAGG GTGTTGCCACTGTGGGGGACCTAGTGATGGTCAATGGACTCCTGATCCAACTCTCCACCCAGCTAAGCTTCGTGGGCTCCACCTACCGCGAGCTGTCCGAGTCCCACATCGACATGAAGGAGATGTTCAAGCTCATGAAGATGGAGACCAGCATTCAG ACTCGTCCCAATGCTCCAGCCCTTATGGTCACTCCTCAGACCGCCTCCATTGATTTCGAGGGGGTGAAGTTTGCCCACACTGAGGATAGACAGATTTTGGATGGACTGACGTTCTCCGTACAGCCAGGGAAAAAAGTGGCCATTGTTGGAGGCAGTGGATCAGG AAAATCGACCATTGTGAAGTTGCTGTTCCGGTTCTTTGACCCTGATGAAGGGAGAGTCCTAATCAATGGTCAGAACATCAAAGACCTTGACCTATATAGTGTGAGAAAGGTCATTGGAGTCGTGCCACAG GACTGTAGCATGCTGTTTAACGAGACCCTGCTGTACAACCTGCATTACGGCGACCACACAAAGTCCGAGGATCGAGTGATGGAGGCAGCGACCATGGCTCAGATCCCCCCGAAACTCCTCTACAACATGGAGATGAAGGTCGGGGAGAGGGGCAGCAAACTCTCAG GTGGAGAACAGCAGAGGATAGCTATAGCGCGCATGCTGGTGAAGGACCCGATGATCATCGTGTACGACGAGGCAACCTCATCACTGGACACAATCACTGAACAG ATGATTCTGTCCACACTGAAGAGAGTGACCGAGGGGAGAACCACCCTAGTGATCGCTCACCGACTCTCCACCATTGTGGATGCCGACGACATCCTGGTGCTACAGAACGGCCAGATCGCCGAACACGGCAGCCATTATGAACTCTTAGCCAATCCAAATAGTTTATACACCCAGCTATGGCAGAAACAGAGCCACATTGCTCAAGGACATGTACCAGTGTTAGATGATGTTCACTGA
- the LOC128184421 gene encoding uracil phosphoribosyltransferase homolog: MEPDLIQNSQVHHNNIEEFGPKFKKLRITDNVRELQTVLRDKSTSRGDFIFFADRLIRLVVEEGLNQLPYRTSKVTTPTGQVYDGLRYEKGNCGVSIMRSGEAMEQGLRDCCRSIRIGKILIQSDEDTHEAKIVYAKLPPDIADRKVLLMYPIMSTGNTVVKACTILKDHKVREENIILLNLFTTPQAVHLVLNKFPEVTILTSEVHPVAPNHFGQKYFGTE, translated from the exons ATGGAGCCAGATTTGATTCAGAATTCCCAAGTTCACCACAACAATATTGAGGAATTCGGaccaaagtttaaaaaattgagaatTACAGATAATGTTCGAGAGCTACAAACTGTTTTGCGTGACAA ATCAACTTCAAGAGgcgatttcatattttttgcgGATCGCTTG ATTCGCCTTGTAGTTGAGGAGGGCCTGAACCAGCTTCCATACAGAACCAGCAAAGTGACCACTCCCACTG GTCAGGTATATGATGGGTTGCGTTATGAGAAGGGTAACTGTGGGGTCAGCATCATGAGGAGTG GAGAAGCCATGGAGCAGGGTCTACGAGACTGTTGTAGGTCGATACGAATCGGAAAAATCCTGATACAGAGCGACGAAGACACGCACGAAGCCAAGATCGTGTATGCCAAGCTTCCCCCAGATATAGCGGACCGCAAGGTGCTTCTGATGTACCCAATTATGA GCACTGGAAACACGGTGGTAAAGGCCTGTACAATATTAAAGGATCACAAAGTACGGGAGGAAAACATCATCTTACTGAATCTCTTCACAACTCCACAAG CTGTTCACCTGGTTCTGAACAAGTTCCCAGAAGTGACCATTCTGACGTCGGAGGTCCATCCTGTCGCCCCCAATCACTTCGGACAGAAGTACTTTGGTACAGAGTAA